A genome region from Thalassotalea euphylliae includes the following:
- a CDS encoding LysR family transcriptional regulator, with translation MNKLRHMSIFAQIVESGSITEAAALLQLSKSVVSQHLSALENDLGVLLIKRTTRRHTLTAAGRAFYQSCQEVNKLTDHAWQQAQESLTSPKGQVRITAPNALMDIIIAPAIGELLRQYPLLKPELISGDKPFDLVAENIDIAIRVGSSLASNIKQRRIGQFRDVLCGSKALLRETDITHAKYIANHWQGQQIEHRFIDKNGKKESFEVTAHCRANSFYTCLTLLKQVAGIGLIPDFHFYQLASQLEEVFPNLQLATNNVYALHTYDKHLPASIKVCIEAIEQQLNRCYSAGDH, from the coding sequence GTGAATAAATTACGTCATATGTCGATATTTGCCCAAATCGTTGAATCAGGGTCTATCACTGAAGCAGCGGCTTTGCTGCAGCTTTCGAAATCAGTGGTTAGCCAGCACCTTAGCGCGTTAGAAAACGACTTAGGTGTACTCTTGATCAAACGAACCACGCGCAGGCATACCTTAACTGCTGCTGGACGCGCTTTTTATCAGTCTTGCCAAGAGGTTAACAAGCTCACTGATCATGCTTGGCAGCAAGCGCAGGAATCATTGACAAGCCCGAAAGGTCAAGTGCGGATCACCGCCCCGAATGCGTTAATGGATATCATCATTGCGCCAGCAATCGGCGAATTACTTCGCCAATATCCGCTATTAAAGCCCGAGCTGATCAGCGGTGATAAGCCGTTTGATTTAGTGGCTGAGAACATTGATATCGCGATTAGAGTTGGTAGCTCTTTAGCTAGCAACATTAAACAGCGCCGAATTGGTCAGTTTCGCGATGTGCTTTGTGGTAGCAAAGCGCTGTTGAGGGAAACTGATATCACGCATGCTAAATATATTGCCAATCATTGGCAAGGTCAGCAAATTGAACATCGTTTTATCGATAAAAATGGTAAAAAAGAAAGCTTTGAAGTAACTGCTCATTGTCGTGCAAATTCATTTTATACCTGCCTTACACTGCTCAAACAGGTAGCAGGCATAGGGTTAATACCCGATTTTCATTTTTATCAATTAGCGTCTCAGCTAGAAGAAGTCTTTCCAAACTTACAACTTGCGACCAACAATGTGTACGCTTTACATACATACGATAAGCACTTACCTGCGAGTATTAAAGTTTGTATTGAAGCGATTGAACAACAGCTTAATCGCTGTTATTCGGCTGGCGATCATTAA
- a CDS encoding YybH family protein, translated as MMTNEETLALCKAGISAWQTAFNNQDAAGCAAQYTQDCVMEAKPIGTFTGREAIQECWQNIIDQGFADVVYSNVNWQPADDGGYILTSSWQMNKAYGVVHREHWVVESDGKARLKSDVFEIQGER; from the coding sequence ATGATGACAAATGAAGAAACATTAGCGTTGTGCAAAGCTGGTATTAGCGCTTGGCAAACTGCATTTAACAATCAAGACGCTGCTGGTTGTGCGGCGCAATACACGCAAGATTGTGTAATGGAAGCTAAGCCGATCGGCACTTTTACAGGGCGTGAAGCGATCCAAGAGTGCTGGCAAAATATCATTGACCAAGGTTTTGCCGACGTGGTTTATTCAAATGTAAACTGGCAACCAGCAGACGATGGCGGCTATATTCTGACTTCAAGTTGGCAAATGAATAAAGCATATGGCGTAGTCCATCGCGAGCATTGGGTAGTTGAAAGCGATGGTAAAGCGCGATTAAAAAGTGATGTGTTTGAAATTCAAGGAGAGCGCTAG
- a CDS encoding alkaline phosphatase D family protein, with protein sequence MSNFTRRAFIKASMAGFGTAVISTGLMGCSDDDDEVPVSPIIPVAFNHGVASGDPLDNAVIIWTRVTPLSAVDSVNVSWQVATDAEFNDLVHNGTTEAEAGSDFTVKIDLQQLAANTRYYYRFVSGETFSPVGMTKTLPVGSVAQVKLAVFSCANYPAGQFNAYHSAAQLDDLDAVVHLGDYIYEYGDGGFATENAEAIGRSLPADNNTECITLEDYRKRYALYRSDTSLQQLHQQVPFITVWDDHEVTNDAWRDGAENHNEGEGDYQVRKSAGLQAYFEWLPIRPIATSDYERIFRSFQFGDLVNLHMLDTRLLARDEQLDYQNFIDPTTGQLDAVGFTTAMSANRSLLGAEQIGWLQSGLVASSATWQVLGQQILMGRMNVPAELLAGFANPSPTLLQTFGELAQIKGRIAAGDPTVTEQERARVAIEIPYNLDAWDGYAVEREVVLGTAKSLNHNLVVLAGDTHNAWANNLTDQSGSNVGVEFATAGVSSPGLETFLNVPESFVPQAEQALQVLVNDLQYTNIANRGYMVVTFTEQAATAQWVHLDTVASTSYQALEARSNTLTVAAGTNVIQS encoded by the coding sequence ATGAGTAATTTTACGCGTCGCGCGTTTATCAAAGCGTCAATGGCAGGCTTTGGTACAGCAGTAATTTCGACAGGATTAATGGGGTGTTCGGATGACGACGATGAGGTACCTGTCTCACCGATTATACCAGTAGCTTTCAACCACGGTGTTGCTTCAGGTGACCCACTAGATAACGCCGTTATTATTTGGACGCGCGTAACGCCTTTATCAGCAGTCGATAGCGTCAATGTTAGCTGGCAAGTAGCCACTGATGCAGAGTTTAATGACTTAGTTCACAACGGTACAACCGAAGCAGAAGCAGGCTCAGACTTCACCGTAAAAATCGATCTTCAACAACTAGCCGCCAATACAAGGTATTATTACCGCTTTGTTTCTGGTGAAACTTTCTCTCCTGTAGGTATGACGAAAACCTTACCAGTAGGGTCAGTGGCACAAGTTAAATTAGCGGTATTTTCTTGCGCAAACTATCCTGCAGGTCAATTCAATGCCTACCACAGCGCAGCACAGCTTGATGACTTAGATGCCGTCGTACATTTGGGCGATTACATTTATGAATATGGCGATGGTGGTTTTGCGACAGAAAATGCAGAGGCGATTGGTCGGTCATTACCTGCCGACAATAATACCGAATGTATTACCTTAGAAGACTATCGCAAACGCTACGCGCTTTACCGAAGTGATACGAGCCTTCAGCAATTGCACCAGCAAGTACCTTTTATCACTGTGTGGGATGATCACGAGGTGACTAACGATGCGTGGCGCGACGGTGCGGAAAATCATAACGAAGGGGAAGGCGATTACCAAGTGCGTAAATCGGCTGGTTTGCAGGCCTATTTTGAATGGCTACCTATTCGTCCAATTGCGACCAGTGACTACGAGCGCATTTTCCGCAGTTTCCAATTTGGCGATTTAGTTAACTTACATATGCTAGATACGCGCTTGCTTGCTCGTGATGAACAGCTTGATTATCAGAACTTTATTGACCCAACAACGGGGCAGTTAGATGCGGTTGGTTTTACTACGGCAATGAGCGCGAATCGAAGCTTGCTGGGTGCTGAGCAAATTGGCTGGTTGCAATCGGGGTTAGTGGCGTCTTCTGCAACTTGGCAGGTACTAGGTCAACAGATATTGATGGGACGCATGAATGTTCCTGCTGAACTATTAGCAGGCTTTGCCAATCCATCACCCACATTATTGCAAACCTTTGGCGAACTGGCACAAATTAAAGGGCGTATAGCCGCTGGCGATCCGACGGTAACAGAGCAAGAGCGCGCGCGTGTTGCGATTGAAATTCCATACAACCTAGATGCGTGGGATGGTTATGCGGTTGAGCGTGAAGTGGTTTTAGGGACAGCAAAATCGCTTAATCACAACCTAGTGGTTTTGGCGGGAGACACGCACAACGCGTGGGCCAATAACCTAACTGACCAATCAGGTAGCAATGTTGGGGTTGAATTCGCCACCGCAGGCGTCAGCTCCCCGGGTTTAGAAACCTTTTTGAACGTGCCAGAAAGCTTTGTACCGCAGGCAGAGCAAGCACTACAAGTACTTGTGAATGACTTGCAATACACCAATATTGCAAACCGCGGTTATATGGTGGTGACCTTTACTGAGCAAGCGGCAACGGCGCAATGGGTTCACCTAGATACGGTGGCCAGTACAAGTTATCAAGCGCTTGAGGCGCGCAGCAATACGTTAACCGTAGCTGCAGGCACTAACGTTATTCAAAGCTAG
- a CDS encoding beta strand repeat-containing protein: protein MNNRLESAVNKPDMKLTVLVFFFLLLLVNLNTARAQTVGPADTVGTNGDDVLSGDSTDNIIDGLQGNDQINGNGGNDILIGGLGSDTLDGGEGFDTVSYHNDIVAVSVNLATGVGGNAFGQDALISIENIIGSMFNDALIGNSQANRIYGLAGDDAFTYSPGSDFLDGGEGIDSVNYSAAAESVNVNLFNQQAIVGSTTDTLVAIENVIGTNGDDVLGGDNGNNVLLGLAGNDVFLGSRGQDVIDGGQGIDALTFATYFEPFLVTGLTIELFAGTATGFEVDTAFTGIEQATGSIYNDTITGNVGNNLLNGGAGNDVLDGLAGNNFLDGGSGNDQLTGGSGRDELRGGIGNDQLNGGEGLDRLFGGEGNDILSGGLGNDLLDGGEGEDTASFQYSRVGVDINLLTNVTVGDVGDFSDFISIENIIGSNFDDVIYGDNLRNRLFGEGGNDTIIGGLERDEIDGGSGIDTASYIDALASVTVDLSTSRASGADGPDVLISIENVTGSDFADTLVGDQHNNVLTGGRHGDTLDGGDGEDTANYAQASGGMDVNLSTGQSFGADGSDTLISIENLVGSEFSDNLTGDSGNNKLLGGAGNDVLQGNLGDDLLIGGTGNDTARYADASDSVTVNLAAGTASGADGNDTLLQIENVIGSSHDDTLIGNANNNRLLGGQGNDILAGQGGENLLNGGDGFDIASYQMSGNAVLVDLLLGQANAEGTSNDTLVSIEGVLGSQFNDVLIGDNGNNLLEGLGGNDLLIGRAGNNALVGGSGNDTVSYVGATSGVLVNLAIGEATNGDGRDSLTSIENVSGSQYNDILIGNAGRNSLFGGAGDDLLIGGGGSDIFSGGDGLDTVSYQQTVNSVVVNLADGTAQTATGIDLLVDVENVIGTAQNDILIGNNQDNVLTGGLGDDVINGGAGTDTASYQQASGSVSVNLASFSATGAAGNDSLVLIENVIGSAYNDILIGDSQNNVLTGGQGNDVINGGSGADTADYRGAVGSVNVNLMAGTASGGAGNDALIAIENITGSDFDDSLVGNNQDNILKGNLGNDVLNGLAGNDTASYIDAAGGVNVNLTTGQAAGAGGNDTLISIENIIGSQHNDTLIGNEQHNTLIAGEGSNLLEGGRGNDVLLGGSGIDTASYEHAAGAVSVNLTSNTATGADGNDTLVQIDNVIGSAHNDTLIGDATNNVLSGGLGNDILVGGVGINTLDGGAGSDTVSYSNNDGQVIADLVTGVVTTANSVDLLMNIEGLVGSKNNDTLLGDDADNVLDGRDGDDLLMGRGGNDTLSGGLGNDTASYEFANGDVVANLSTGQASGADGTDTLSSIENLIGSQHNDQLTGNTANNLLVGGDGNDMLTGGLGNDSLIGGTGNDTANYSSATGSVVVDLASNLAQGADGTDLLSSIENVVGSAHNDVLLGNNGDNLLTGGLGNDSLVGGAGNDTASYQDSIGGVDVDLANNNATGAAGNDTLVQIENIIGSVHNDKLIGNSLANTLTGGLGNDILDGGDGIDTASYLEAGSGVTVDLSTGQSSGGAGNDTLSAIENVIGSNFNDQLSGDGLDNVLTGGLGDDVLNGQGGIDTASYSDAKTSVEVSLALGNASGGSGNDTLIAIENIVGSEHSDSLHGDSGDNRLDGGAGNDVLQGAQGNDVLVGGLGRDTASYANADGAVVVNLANGVASGADGSDTLFSIENVVGSAFDDQLTGNSASNVLRGGLGSNVLDGGAGTDEANYDWSTSGVEVDLQAQTAMGTGFSDQLVSIETARGSEHNDILRAGLNSNLVGGKGNDELYSGTGINSLDGGEGNDVINIQLNAGDENISKAAGDEGNDWLKLTSDAGTVINLTSGEITIDNSLRYNVNTIENVQATAFADEIVGNEQDNTLMGMAGNDRLIATAGNDMLDGGEGNDWLDYSGVNNSANSNAIANDQGVFVSLASGQVIKNSGVDTVINVENVKGTAQNDTLIGDQSSNQLLGMAGNDTLIGGAGNDLLEGGEGNNQFDGGSDQDTVSYAWSNIGVTADLSTSQAHAEHLSDTYQSIENLMGSQSGDTLIGDSQANRLSGLAGNDTLQGLAGDDWLSGGSGNDHLQGGMGSDVLLGGSGDNILDGGEGVDWVSYANSDESTHVDLLNRGGGGVSSNDVLIAIENIRGSRFDDTLIGDNADNHLAGLAGDDTLYGGRGNDTLNGGSGINTIDGGEGNDWVTYVDATSAASVTLNENEVSFGNAGGRSDLLTDIENIRGSAFNDRLTGNDQDNIFEGLSGIDTLNGGGGHNILYGGEGNDRYVVELGREGQHTIRDSAGEDNVLLYSPIVALSNLAATYTQQQGLLLEFNDQDSALIENQYSGADSVINSLSMSNSNQGVIALNVSFEQLITAGEFDQYAIAGDFATSSQLANSSQLTVAGKLTNQHTLSNVGQLTVNNGGRIDNFAGTLNNQQGATIDFASSNTLSGMLINNGVVRVNTDDILALTDTMLSGSGSFIGQTLLTNAQINAGNSPGLMTFDGDTVWDNVDLTVELSVDGNGGFIHDTINILGNLTLLSALDIDFQFLGGLELPDVLGQTLNFLNISGDVLDDAGELINLSEFNVNLVAGWAGQWVNDVNGWRLALTLAQLPTDVPEPSVPLLFLLASVVLAHKRRAGRSYCLLWFIVSLSTSDKNSSLSTFQ from the coding sequence ATGAATAACCGCCTTGAGTCCGCTGTAAATAAACCAGACATGAAACTAACAGTGTTAGTTTTTTTCTTTCTTTTATTACTCGTTAACTTGAACACCGCCCGTGCACAAACCGTTGGGCCAGCTGATACTGTTGGTACCAATGGTGATGATGTGCTCAGCGGCGACAGCACCGACAATATTATCGACGGTTTGCAAGGAAACGATCAAATCAACGGTAATGGAGGGAATGATATTTTAATCGGTGGTTTAGGTAGCGACACACTTGATGGTGGCGAGGGTTTTGATACGGTGAGTTATCACAACGACATAGTCGCAGTAAGCGTGAACTTGGCGACAGGTGTTGGAGGAAATGCCTTTGGTCAGGATGCGTTAATTAGCATTGAAAATATTATCGGCAGTATGTTTAACGATGCTTTGATTGGCAATAGTCAAGCCAATCGAATTTATGGCTTAGCAGGCGATGACGCATTTACTTATTCACCAGGCAGTGATTTTCTCGATGGCGGCGAGGGAATTGATAGCGTTAATTATTCGGCAGCAGCTGAAAGTGTGAATGTTAACTTGTTTAATCAGCAAGCAATTGTTGGCTCAACTACCGATACCTTAGTGGCGATTGAAAATGTTATCGGCACTAATGGCGATGATGTTCTTGGCGGTGATAATGGCAACAATGTGCTGCTTGGGCTAGCAGGTAACGATGTGTTTCTTGGCTCGCGTGGGCAAGATGTTATTGATGGTGGACAAGGGATTGATGCGCTGACATTCGCCACTTACTTCGAGCCGTTTCTCGTGACAGGTTTGACGATTGAGCTCTTTGCCGGCACCGCGACAGGTTTTGAGGTGGATACTGCCTTTACCGGTATTGAGCAAGCTACTGGCAGTATCTATAACGACACCATAACCGGCAATGTGGGGAATAATTTGCTGAATGGCGGCGCGGGCAACGATGTCCTTGATGGCTTGGCGGGTAATAATTTCCTCGATGGTGGTAGCGGTAACGATCAACTTACGGGCGGCAGCGGTCGTGATGAGTTACGCGGTGGTATTGGCAACGATCAGTTAAATGGTGGCGAGGGACTAGACAGGCTGTTCGGTGGCGAGGGAAACGATATATTATCGGGTGGTTTAGGCAATGACTTACTCGATGGGGGAGAAGGCGAAGATACGGCAAGTTTTCAGTATTCAAGAGTAGGTGTCGACATCAATCTATTGACCAATGTTACCGTTGGCGATGTTGGCGATTTTAGCGACTTCATATCCATAGAAAATATTATTGGCAGTAATTTTGATGATGTGATTTACGGCGATAACCTTCGCAACCGACTGTTTGGCGAGGGTGGCAACGATACGATTATTGGCGGGTTAGAGCGCGATGAAATTGATGGTGGTAGCGGAATTGACACGGCCAGTTATATCGATGCCTTGGCCAGCGTAACGGTCGACCTTTCAACTAGTAGAGCAAGTGGCGCAGATGGCCCAGACGTCCTGATTTCGATTGAAAATGTTACGGGATCTGATTTTGCTGACACCTTAGTCGGCGACCAACACAACAATGTCTTAACGGGCGGGCGTCATGGCGATACTTTGGATGGTGGCGATGGCGAAGATACCGCTAATTATGCTCAAGCAAGCGGCGGGATGGATGTCAACCTAAGCACTGGTCAATCATTTGGCGCGGACGGCAGTGATACCTTAATTTCAATTGAAAACCTTGTTGGCAGCGAATTTAGCGATAATTTAACGGGTGATAGCGGTAACAATAAACTGCTGGGTGGCGCAGGTAATGACGTTTTACAAGGTAACTTGGGAGATGACCTATTAATAGGCGGCACAGGCAATGACACCGCGCGCTATGCCGATGCCAGCGACAGCGTTACTGTTAACCTAGCGGCGGGCACTGCCAGTGGCGCAGATGGCAATGATACCTTATTGCAGATTGAGAATGTTATTGGCTCAAGCCACGACGATACCCTTATTGGTAACGCGAATAATAACCGGCTGTTAGGTGGGCAAGGCAATGATATCTTGGCCGGACAAGGAGGAGAAAATCTCTTAAATGGCGGTGATGGCTTTGATATAGCCTCTTATCAAATGTCAGGTAACGCCGTGCTTGTCGATCTGCTCTTGGGTCAGGCCAATGCTGAAGGGACCAGTAACGATACCTTGGTTTCGATAGAGGGGGTATTAGGCTCACAATTTAACGATGTACTGATTGGCGACAATGGTAACAACCTACTAGAAGGGCTGGGTGGCAATGATTTATTGATTGGTCGCGCAGGCAATAATGCATTAGTTGGTGGTAGCGGCAATGATACGGTTAGTTATGTTGGCGCGACCAGCGGCGTACTTGTCAATCTAGCGATTGGCGAAGCGACTAACGGTGATGGTCGCGATTCCTTAACTAGCATCGAAAATGTCAGTGGTAGCCAATATAACGATATTTTAATTGGTAATGCGGGTCGCAATAGCTTATTTGGCGGTGCTGGTGACGATTTGCTCATCGGTGGTGGTGGCAGCGATATTTTCAGTGGTGGCGATGGCTTAGATACCGTGAGTTATCAGCAAACGGTTAATAGCGTGGTCGTCAATCTCGCTGATGGCACGGCGCAAACTGCGACCGGTATTGATTTACTGGTCGACGTTGAAAACGTCATTGGCACGGCACAAAACGATATTTTAATTGGCAACAACCAAGATAATGTGCTCACTGGCGGCCTAGGTGACGATGTGATTAATGGCGGCGCAGGTACAGATACGGCAAGTTACCAACAAGCCAGTGGTAGTGTAAGCGTTAATCTAGCAAGCTTTAGCGCAACGGGAGCCGCTGGTAATGACAGTTTAGTGTTGATCGAGAATGTGATTGGCTCTGCTTACAATGACATCTTGATTGGCGATAGCCAAAATAATGTGCTTACTGGCGGCCAAGGCAATGATGTGATAAATGGCGGCAGCGGCGCAGATACAGCAGACTATCGAGGTGCTGTTGGTAGTGTGAATGTGAATTTAATGGCTGGTACAGCTTCAGGCGGTGCGGGCAATGACGCCTTAATTGCCATTGAAAATATTACGGGTTCAGATTTTGATGATAGCTTGGTTGGCAACAATCAAGACAATATCTTAAAGGGCAATCTGGGCAATGATGTGCTCAACGGTCTTGCTGGAAACGATACGGCTTCCTATATCGATGCTGCTGGTGGCGTGAATGTAAATTTAACCACAGGGCAAGCCGCTGGCGCGGGTGGCAATGACACGTTAATTTCCATTGAAAATATTATTGGCAGTCAGCACAACGATACGCTGATTGGCAATGAACAACACAACACGCTAATTGCAGGCGAGGGCAGCAATTTGCTCGAAGGTGGTCGTGGCAATGATGTTTTACTGGGCGGCTCAGGCATTGACACCGCAAGCTATGAGCATGCAGCTGGCGCAGTTTCTGTTAACTTAACCAGCAATACAGCAACAGGCGCTGATGGCAACGACACCTTAGTGCAAATTGATAATGTCATTGGCTCTGCGCATAACGACACCTTAATCGGTGATGCCACTAACAATGTGCTCTCTGGTGGATTGGGTAACGATATTTTAGTTGGCGGTGTAGGCATTAACACGCTTGATGGCGGTGCAGGCAGTGATACCGTGAGCTATAGCAATAACGACGGGCAAGTCATTGCAGATTTAGTGACAGGTGTGGTCACTACTGCGAATAGTGTCGACTTGCTGATGAATATTGAAGGGCTGGTCGGCTCGAAAAATAATGACACTTTATTGGGGGATGATGCTGACAACGTGCTTGATGGCAGAGATGGCGATGATCTGTTGATGGGGCGTGGTGGCAACGATACGTTATCAGGTGGCTTGGGTAATGATACTGCCAGCTATGAGTTTGCCAATGGCGATGTTGTCGCGAATCTATCGACAGGACAAGCGAGCGGCGCAGATGGCACAGATACTTTAAGCTCAATCGAAAACCTCATTGGTAGTCAACATAACGACCAGCTAACAGGCAATACTGCAAACAACCTGCTAGTTGGCGGCGATGGCAATGACATGCTCACTGGTGGCCTTGGCAACGACAGTTTAATTGGTGGTACTGGCAATGATACCGCTAACTATAGTTCGGCCACAGGCAGTGTTGTGGTGGACTTGGCTAGTAACCTTGCACAAGGCGCAGATGGCACTGACTTACTGAGCAGTATTGAAAACGTTGTCGGCTCTGCGCATAACGATGTGTTGTTGGGAAATAATGGCGATAACCTGCTTACTGGTGGTCTCGGCAACGACAGTTTAGTTGGCGGTGCTGGCAATGACACCGCGAGTTACCAAGACAGTATCGGTGGTGTTGATGTTGATTTAGCCAATAATAACGCGACCGGCGCCGCGGGTAATGACACCTTAGTACAAATCGAAAATATTATTGGTTCAGTACATAACGACAAGCTTATTGGCAATAGTCTGGCCAATACCCTCACTGGCGGACTCGGCAACGACATTTTAGATGGTGGTGATGGTATTGATACCGCTAGTTACCTTGAGGCGGGCAGCGGTGTTACGGTTGATTTGTCCACTGGGCAATCATCAGGTGGGGCGGGTAATGATACCCTCTCGGCCATTGAAAATGTCATTGGCTCGAATTTCAATGATCAGCTTAGTGGTGATGGACTAGACAATGTGCTGACTGGGGGGCTAGGCGACGATGTGCTCAATGGTCAAGGTGGCATTGATACCGCTAGTTATTCAGATGCCAAGACAAGTGTCGAAGTGAGTTTAGCGTTAGGTAATGCATCAGGTGGTTCAGGCAATGACACTCTGATAGCGATTGAAAATATTGTTGGCAGTGAACACAGCGATAGCTTGCATGGTGACAGTGGCGATAATCGGCTGGATGGCGGCGCTGGCAATGACGTATTGCAAGGTGCGCAGGGTAATGATGTATTGGTAGGTGGGCTTGGCAGGGACACGGCTAGCTACGCTAATGCTGACGGAGCTGTTGTCGTTAATTTAGCGAACGGCGTGGCTTCTGGCGCCGATGGCAGTGATACCTTATTTTCAATTGAAAATGTCGTCGGTTCAGCCTTTGATGATCAATTGACCGGTAACAGCGCCAGCAATGTGCTGCGCGGTGGTTTAGGGTCGAATGTGTTAGACGGCGGCGCAGGTACTGACGAAGCTAATTATGATTGGAGCACTAGCGGCGTTGAGGTTGACCTGCAAGCACAAACGGCAATGGGAACAGGCTTTTCTGATCAACTGGTAAGTATTGAAACCGCACGAGGAAGTGAGCACAACGATATACTGCGTGCTGGGCTGAACAGTAATCTTGTCGGGGGAAAAGGAAATGACGAGCTTTACAGTGGTACTGGCATTAATAGCCTCGATGGGGGCGAAGGAAATGACGTTATTAACATCCAGCTTAATGCGGGCGATGAAAATATCAGTAAGGCTGCGGGCGATGAAGGGAATGATTGGCTCAAATTGACCAGCGATGCTGGTACTGTTATTAATCTCACATCTGGCGAAATCACCATAGATAATTCACTTCGCTACAACGTTAATACCATTGAAAACGTCCAAGCAACGGCTTTTGCCGATGAGATTGTTGGTAATGAACAAGACAATACCTTGATGGGCATGGCAGGTAATGACCGCCTGATAGCAACAGCAGGTAACGATATGCTGGATGGCGGCGAAGGCAATGACTGGCTCGATTACTCTGGAGTAAATAACAGCGCTAACAGTAATGCTATTGCTAACGATCAGGGGGTATTTGTTAGTCTAGCGAGCGGCCAAGTTATAAAAAATAGTGGTGTCGACACTGTTATTAACGTTGAAAATGTTAAAGGCACGGCGCAGAACGACACCTTAATTGGTGATCAAAGCAGTAATCAATTACTTGGCATGGCTGGTAATGACACGCTAATTGGTGGTGCTGGCAATGATTTACTCGAAGGTGGTGAAGGTAATAATCAATTTGATGGCGGTAGTGATCAAGATACGGTCAGCTACGCGTGGTCAAACATTGGCGTGACTGCGGATCTGTCAACCAGTCAAGCGCATGCAGAACATCTAAGTGATACCTATCAGAGCATTGAAAATCTTATGGGCTCGCAATCAGGTGATACTTTAATTGGTGATAGCCAAGCCAATAGGCTTAGCGGTTTAGCGGGTAATGATACTTTACAAGGTCTGGCTGGTGATGATTGGTTAAGTGGTGGCAGTGGCAATGATCACCTGCAAGGTGGCATGGGAAGTGACGTGTTACTTGGCGGCAGTGGCGACAATATACTTGACGGTGGTGAGGGAGTTGACTGGGTAAGTTATGCGAACTCGGACGAGAGCACCCATGTCGACCTACTAAATCGTGGCGGTGGCGGCGTTAGCAGCAATGATGTGTTAATTGCTATTGAAAATATTCGTGGTTCTAGATTTGATGACACACTTATTGGCGACAATGCCGATAATCACTTAGCCGGTTTAGCTGGTGATGACACGCTTTATGGTGGGCGCGGTAACGATACTTTAAATGGTGGCTCGGGTATAAATACCATAGATGGTGGCGAGGGCAACGATTGGGTGACCTATGTTGATGCGACCAGCGCAGCTAGCGTCACATTAAATGAGAATGAGGTCAGCTTTGGCAATGCCGGCGGTCGCTCAGATTTATTGACTGATATTGAAAATATCAGAGGCTCTGCATTTAATGATCGGCTAACAGGTAATGATCAAGACAATATTTTTGAGGGGTTATCAGGTATCGATACATTAAATGGTGGCGGTGGTCACAACATACTTTACGGCGGTGAAGGAAACGATAGGTACGTTGTTGAGCTTGGCCGTGAAGGGCAGCATACCATTCGCGACAGTGCTGGAGAGGATAATGTATTGCTTTATAGCCCGATTGTTGCACTGAGCAACCTCGCAGCAACTTACACACAGCAACAAGGATTGTTACTCGAATTTAATGACCAAGATAGTGCCTTAATAGAAAATCAATATTCAGGTGCAGATTCCGTGATTAACTCCTTGTCAATGTCTAATAGCAATCAGGGAGTTATTGCATTAAATGTAAGCTTTGAGCAGTTGATTACCGCTGGCGAGTTTGATCAATATGCGATTGCAGGCGATTTTGCGACGAGTAGCCAACTTGCTAATTCCAGCCAATTGACCGTTGCTGGCAAATTGACTAATCAGCACACTCTATCTAATGTCGGGCAACTAACAGTTAACAATGGCGGGCGTATTGATAATTTCGCAGGCACTCTGAATAACCAGCAAGGCGCTACGATTGACTTTGCCAGTAGCAATACCTTATCAGGTATGCTGATCAACAACGGTGTGGTTCGAGTGAATACCGACGATATTTTAGCGCTGACAGATACTATGCTCTCTGGCTCAGGTAGCTTTATTGGCCAAACGCTACTGACCAACGCGCAAATAAATGCTGGTAATAGCCCTGGATTGATGACATTTGACGGCGATACGGTTTGGGACAATGTTGATTTGACGGTAGAGCTCAGCGTAGATGGCAATGGAGGCTTTATTCATGACACAATTAATATTCTGGGTAATTTAACCCTGCTGAGCGCGCTGGATATTGACTTTCAATTTCTAGGCGGCCTTGAGTTACCAGATGTACTTGGGCAAACACTGAACTTCCTTAATATTAGCGGCGATGTACTAGACGATGCAGGCGAGCTAATCAATTTAAGTGAATTTAATGTCAACTTAGTCGCTGGCTGGGCAGGCCAATGGGTAAACGATGTGAATGGTTGGCGGTTGGCGCTGACATTGGCACAGCTACCAACGGATGTGCCCGAGCCTAGTGTTCCGCTTTTGTTCTTGCTTGCCAGTGTTGTGTTAGCACACAAAAGACGAGCCGGCAGATCTTATTGCCTGCTATGGTTTATCGTCAGCCTTTCGACATCTGACAAAAATTCAAGTTTATCTACTTTTCAGTAA